A genomic stretch from Telopea speciosissima isolate NSW1024214 ecotype Mountain lineage chromosome 7, Tspe_v1, whole genome shotgun sequence includes:
- the LOC122668045 gene encoding protein LNK1, whose product MLDWSTCELEGIVWDEFSENDDHIVPHPGGEEVTGQVDCHKRPRCEVSYPFTSNSNSQYAAKDALHRKDETSFATVKDQKAPMLENGSWSCTTDGVFPASCDPDSIKGMPGLTAVDTKLPGYCFNSNHIDSTSNEFCTDDPILGYRSAAVGSSLCHFPLGDISSTGSDLEFFANEHEDKENSDLLYFGWPDIGNFEDVYKMFRSCDSTFGQGNTSHDDEFSCFSSSSHAIDGSEDALKSGLKSSSSDSNELRSISKHHESDNRFRVDTITPLINDSEENSAPNDYKIDSRVLDGGEPATLGHTAYVGWSDANVQNRWQSSSIEQINLHNQQLKHHNQSEGKGKTQSSEFNSDGPSHGLGSFQQFANSKLPPSMPSSLHAFSALDIPQQQQNLGRNFSSYSHIQLPYVQLKHKNPSHQVPVTPTSSIKTENNRHPSVSSKSSSIASNHAQPMEQSPDSSLKASAMKSEKRVRKPFQQQQLHAKLTGDSQQEDLGMRAACTNQVSNQKHAAQIRDEVGAHSEFEGKGIELPAEDSSTEQQSSCMSSALSDVVSLEKTSFGQLQYIMEQLDVRTKLCIRDSLYRLARSAEQRHNIGSLNGCGRNCSVKTGVLKTEEADNCTRFVDIETDTNPIDRSMAHLLFHRPSEVSTREINGVLSQESHAMLQGSISIQPTMTEELVSSEEIACGAETELHTDL is encoded by the exons ATGTTAGACTGGAGCACCTGTGAG CTTGAAGGCATTGTTTGGGATGAGTTTAGTGAGAATGATGATCATATAGTACCTCATCCTGGTGGTGAAGAAGTAACAGGTCAAGTTGATTGCCATAAGAGGCCACGATGTGAAGTATCATATCCATTTACAAGCAATTCAAATAGCCAATACGCTGCCAAAGATGCCCTCCATAGGAAAGATGAAACAAGTTTTGCAACTGTGAAGGATCAGAAGGCTCCAATGCTTGAAAATGGTTCATGGTCTTGTACTACTGATGGAGTTTTTCCAGCCTCATGTGATCCTGACTCCATTAAGGGAATGCCAGGTTTAACTGCTGTTGATACTAAGCTACCTGGTTACTGCTTCAATAGTAACCACATAGATTCTACTAGCAATGAGTTTTGCACAGATGATCCGATTCTTGGTTATAGAAGTGCTGCAGTAGGCAGCAGCTTGTGCCACTTTCCACTTGGTGATATTTCTTCAACAGGCAGTGACCTTGAGTTTTTTGCAAATGAACATGAGGACAAAGAGAACAGTGATCTTCTGTATTTTGGGTGGCCAGATATTGGCAATTTTGAGGATGTTTACAAAATGTTTAG AAGCTGCGATTCCACATTCGGACAGGGGAATACCAGTCATGACGATgaattttcatgtttttcttcttcctctcatgcCATTGATGGTTCTGAAGATGCCTTGAAATCAGGCCTTAAATCTTCTTCATCGGATTCAAATGAATTGAGAAGTATATCAAAACATCATGAGTCCGATAATAGATTTAGGGTTGACACTATAACTCCTTTGATCAATGATTCAGAAGAAAATAGTGCCCCCAATGACTATAAGATCGATtctcgggtactagatggtgGTGAACCTGCTACTTTGGGTCACACAGCATATGTTGGTTGGTCTGATGCAAATGTTCAAAATAGATGGCAATCTTCGTCCATTGAACAG ATCAATTTGCATAATCAGCAGTTGAAGCACCACAATCAATctgaaggaaaaggaaaaactcAATCCTCAGAATTCAATAGTGATGGTCCTTCCCATGGTCTTGGTTCTTTTCAACAATTTGCAAATTCGAAGCTTCCCCCTTCTATGCCCTCATCCCTGCATGCTTTTTCTGCTCTAGACATTCCACAACAACAGCAAAACTTAGGACGTAATTTCTCAAGTTACTCGCACATACAATTGCCTTATGTGCAACTAAAGCATAAAAATCCTTCTCATCAAGTTCCTGTTACACCAACATCCAGTATCAAGACAGAAAACAATCGTCATCCTTCTgtttcttcaaaatcttcttctATTGCATCGAATCATGCTCAGCCCATGGAACAGTCTCCTGATTCTTCACTCAAAGCTTCAGCTATGAAATCAGAGAAAAGAGTGAGAAAACCTTTTCAACAGCAGCAGCTACATGCCAAATTAACTGGTGATTCTCAACAGGAGGACTTAGGGATGAGGGCTGCATGTACAAATCAAGTTTCCAACCAGAAACACGCAGCTCAAATTCGAGATGAAGTTGGAGCTCATAGTGAATTTGAAGGAAAAGGCATTGAACTTCCAGCAGAGGATTCTTCAACTGAACAGCAAAGCTCTTGCATGAGCTCTGCACTTTCAGATGTAGTATCACTGGAAAAAACTAGTTTTGGGCAGCTTCAATACATCATGGAACAG CTGGATGTTAGGACGAAGCTGTGCATAAGAGATAGTCTCTACCGCTTGGCTAGGAGTGCTGAACAAAGACATAATATTGGAAGTTTAAACGGTTGCGGCAGAAACTGCAGTGTTAAAACTGGAGTATTGAAGACTGAAGAAGCAGATAA TTGCACACGATTTGTGGATATAGAAACTGATACGAATCCTATAGATCGGTCGATGGCGCATTTACTTTTCCACAGGCCCTCAGAAGTTTCTACAAGGGAAATTAATGGCGTATTGTCCCAAGAGTCACATGCTATG CTTCAGGGGTCTATTTCAATTCAACCTACGATGACAGAGGAACTGGTGTCATCTGAAGAAATTGCATGTGGTGCAGAGACAGAGCTGCATACTGATCTGTAG
- the LOC122669469 gene encoding annexin D2-like, which translates to MSTLQIPASVPSPSQDSEQLRKAFAGWGTNEGLIISILAHRNAAQRKLIQQTYAETFGVDLLKELDRELSSDFERVVLLWTLDPAHRDAFLANEATKKWTSSNQVIMEIACTRSSHELFLVRQAYHGRFKKSLEEDVAHHTSGDFRKLLVPLVSSYRYEGPEVNMTLAKHEAKILREKITDKAYNDEEIIRILTTRSKAQLNATFNHYNNEFGNAINKDLKTDPKDDFLALLRTTVQCLTLPEKYFEKVLRLAINKMGTDEWALTRVVATRAEVDMQQIKEEYYRRNSVPLDRAISNDTSGDYESMLLALIGHGKS; encoded by the exons ATGTCGACTCTTCAGATCCCTGCATCGGTTCCCTCTCCATCCCAAGATAGCGAGCAGCTTAGGAAAGCTTTTGCAG GATGGGGAACAAATGAGGGGTTAATCATATCCATATTGGCTCATAGAAATGCAGCGCAGCGCAAATTGATCCAACAAACTTATGCTGAAACTTTTGGAGTAGATCTCCTCAAAGAACTGGACAGAGAACTCTCAAGTGATTTTGAG AGAGTAGTACTGCTGTGGACACTAGATCCTGCTCACCGTGATGCCTTTTTAGCTAATGAAGCTACCAAGAAGTGGACTTCAAGTAATCAGGTCATTATGGAAATAGCTTGTACAAGGTCCTCGCATGAACTGTTTTTGGTGAGGCAAGCCTATCATGGTCGTTTTAAGAAATCCCTTGAAGAAGATGTTGCACATCACACAAGTGGGGACTTCCGCAAG CTTTTAGTACCTCTTGTGAGCTCATATCGTTATGAGGGACCAGAAGTGAACATGACACTGGCAAAACATGAGGCTAAGATACTCCGTGAGAAGATCACAGACAAGGCTTACAATGATGAAGAGATTATCAGGATTCTGACCACAAGGAGCAAAGCACAACTCAATGCGACTTTCAACCACTACAATAACGAATTTGGCAATGCTATCAACAAG GATCTGAAAACTGATCCCAAGGATGACTTCCTTGCACTTCTGAGAACTACCGTGCAGTGCTTGACCCTTCCGGAGAAATATTTTGAGAAGGTTCTTAGGCTTGCGATCAACAAGATGGGAACAGATGAGTGGGCTCTCACTAGAGTTGTTGCTACCCGGGCTGAGGTGGACATGCAACAGATAAAGGAGGAGTACTACCGCAGGAACAGCGTTCCTCTCGATAGGGCCATAAGCAATGACACCTCTGGGGACTATGAATCAATGCTTCTTGCCTTGATAGGGCATGGAAAGTCTTAA
- the LOC122666816 gene encoding uncharacterized protein LOC122666816, which yields MKEDEELEMLLDEIELNLHYLHQQHSHHVHVHGDHGHGSTAAQRIHGVCGDDLSFYHNHMFVSHPIGISLHSEGSASSSLSGGLSSSDDGLATPPEITSQTPHGDVHYSNRLWLESKLPGSTAGRNSGENLMNELGLAEYLRGMGISGADKDSAIETFKVENPHRLHFDDHSPISTIHSRLGKNGCLEDYRKEFLNYGGLQCSARAGPTSIDEETRSELFRLQREVKMGSLSRSNLSSGRHEGLFSGPLHCSDLLNFPWRQVEQDASNETSCNFLLEADSALGMNPYDRGIHLLNVAPSVTKDFSTDAFLYSQRNAVNSIRNRVVLNSRSPSQLTDPKMRLDAESLSSYSLPNFRETAPALPNSWVTKYLPSVRSSPNIEAFNFEDSLIIQGKGLRYMINNGADRSRGHKNIYCNDISTGQPREKSSNSDSQSHFGEIPDFKCENGRNLRICCPVLPPKFNSLMEVQGYIYFIAKDQHGCRFLQRKFDEGTAEDVEMIFNEIIEHVVELMMNPFGNYLIQKLLDVCTEEQRTDILFMVTQEPGKLVKISLNTHGTRVVQKLIETLKTKQQILMVILALEPGFLDLINDLNGNHVVQRCLQCLSNEDNKFIFKSAAKYSVNIATHRHGCCVLQRCIAHSTGEHREKLVAEISTNGFLLAQDAFGNYVVQFILELKIPTATANLISQFEGNYVHLSTQKFSSNVVEKCLKEFGEENRSRIVHELLSYSHFEQLLQDPFANYVIQSALGVTKGPLRASLVEAIRPNAAVLRTSPYCKRILSRTLLKK from the exons ATGAAGGAAGACGAAGAGCTTGAAATGTTGTTGGATGAGATCGAGTTGAATCTTCATTACCTCCATCAACAACACAGTCATCACGTACATGTACATGGTGACCATGGTCATGGCTCTACTGCTGCCCAGAGAATTCATGGCGTGTGTGGGGATGACCTATCGTTTTACCATAACCATATGTTCGTCTCCCATCCTATTGGAATCTCTCTGCATTCTGAAGGCTCAGCGTCGAGCTCTCTCTCCGGTGGGCTCTCTTCCTCTGACGATGGATTGGCAACTCCGCCTGAAATTACATCCCAGACACCACACGGAGATGTCCATTACTCAAATCGACTATGGTTGGAGTCAAAGTTGCCTGGTTCTACTGCTGGGAGGAACTCTGGTGAAAACTTGATGAATGAACTGGGTTTAGCTGAATATCTCCGAGGAATGGGTATCAGCGGCGCAGACAAGGATTCAGCAATCGAAACGTTCAAGGTAGAGAACCCCCATAGGCTTCATTTCGATGATCATTCGCCCATTAGCACTATACATAGCCGTCTCGGAAAGAATGGTTGCCTTGAAGATTAtagaaaagaatttttaaattaTGGAGGGCTTCAATGCTCTGCTCGTGCAGGACCCACGAGTATCGACGAAGAAACGAGATCTGAATTGTTCAGATTGCAGAGGGAGGTTAAAATGGGAAGTTTATCAAGGTCGAATCTCTCTTCTGGTCGACATGAAGGTCTGTTTTCTGGGCCACTTCACTGTTCGGACCTACTGAATTTTCCATGGCGGCAAGTGGAACAGGATGCAAGCAATGAAACCTCGTGTAATTTTTTGCTAGAAGCTGATTCAGCTCTTGGTATGAATCCATACGACAGGGGTATTCACTTGCTGAACGTAGCCCCTTCTGTGACTAAGGATTTCTCTACTGATGCTTTCCTCTACTCACAAAGAAATGCAGTGAATTCAATCCGAAACAGGGTTGTGTTGAATTCACGAAGTCCTTCTCAGTTGACAGACCCAAAGATGCGTTTAGATGCAGAAAGTTTGTCCTCGTATAGCCTCCCAAATTTTAGGGAAACAGCACCAGCACTCCCAAACAGTTGGGTCACTAAATACCTTCCTTCAGTCAGAAGTAGTCCAAATATTGAGGCTTTTAATTTTGAAGATAGCTTAATTATACAAGGAAAAGGGTTGCGTTACATGATCAACAATGGAGCTGATCGATCAAGGGGacacaaaaacatttactgcAATGACATTAGTACTGGACAGCCACGAGAAAAGAGTTCCAACTCGGATAGTCAATCCCATTTTGGGGAGATTCCTGATTTCAAGTGCGAAAATGGTCGTAATTTAAGGATTTGTTGTCCTGTTCTGCCACCAAAATTCAATTCTCTGATGGAAGTCCAAGGATACATTTATTTTATAGCAAAGGATCAGCATGGTTGTCGGTTCTTACAACGGAAATTTGATGAGGGGACAGCTGAAGATGTGGAAATGATATTTAATGAGATCATTGAGCATGTTGTTGAACTGATGATGAACCCATTTGGGAATTACCTTATCCAAAAGTTGTTGGATGTGTGCACTGAAGAACAGAGAACGGATATTCTGTTCATGGTTACACAAGAACCAGGGAAACTTGTCAAAATCTCTTTAAATACTCATGG CACCCGGGTGGTTCAGAAGTTGATCGAGACTCTCAAAACAAAACAGCAGATTTTGATGGTTATTTTGGCCCTTGAACCTGGTTTCCTTGATCTCATCAATGATCTGAATGGAAACCATGTCGTCCAGCGTTGCTTGCAATGTCTTAGCAATGAAGATAATAAG TTCATTTTCAAATCTGCTGCAAAATATTCTGTCAATATAGCAACCCATCGGCATGGATGTTGTGTTTTACAACGATGCATTGCTCATTCGACTGGAGAACATCGAGAAAAATTGGTTGCAGAAATTTCCACCAATGGATTTCTTCTCGCCCAAGATGCTTTTGG AAATTATGTTGTCCAATTTATCTTAGAGCTAAAGATCCCCACTGCCACAGCCAACTTGATTTCTCAGTTTGAAGGGAACTACGTGCACCTCTCAACACAAAAGTTTAGCAGCAATGTGGTTGAAAAGTGTCTCAAAGAATTTGGGGAGGAGAACAGATCAAGGATTGTCCATGAGCTGCTCTCATATTCTCACTTTGAACAGTTGTTACAAGACCCTTTTGCAAACTATGTCATTCAATCTGCTCTTGGAGTGACTAAG GGTCCTCTTCGTGCTTCATTGGTTGAAGCAATCCGTCCCAATGCAGCAGTTTTACGCACAAGCCCATATTGCAAGCGAATTTTATCACGCACACTTTTAAAGAAATGA